In one Cupriavidus taiwanensis genomic region, the following are encoded:
- a CDS encoding LysR family transcriptional regulator gives MDHFKQLETFVSVASRGSLSAAAAAEGVAPAIIGRRIDALEERLGVKLLVRTTRKISLTFEGSAFLEDCQRILNDLHNAEASVSAGGVKASGHLRVTAPAGYGRKHVAPLVPLFVESHPDVSITLDLSDRVVDLVNEGFDCAIRLGDLPDSSLVSIRLAETRRVVVAAPDYLARAGRPNTPEDLQRHNCLAFGASANMQRGWVFQEEGRTVTVKVGGTMECSDGAVLHEWCLRGHGLAWRSWWEVGSEIASGRLVTVLDEFQAPPIGIHAVFPQRKHLPLRVRLFIDHLKNTYGNPSYWRRAEQAAALPVAEVLAD, from the coding sequence GTGGACCATTTCAAACAACTGGAGACCTTTGTATCCGTCGCCTCGCGCGGCAGCCTGTCCGCCGCCGCCGCGGCCGAGGGCGTGGCGCCGGCGATCATCGGCCGGCGCATCGATGCGCTCGAAGAGCGGCTGGGCGTCAAGCTGCTGGTACGGACCACGCGCAAGATCAGCCTGACCTTCGAAGGCTCGGCCTTCCTGGAGGATTGCCAGCGCATCCTCAACGACCTGCACAACGCCGAGGCCAGCGTCTCGGCCGGCGGCGTCAAGGCCAGCGGCCACCTGCGCGTGACCGCGCCGGCCGGCTATGGGCGCAAGCACGTGGCGCCGCTGGTGCCGCTGTTCGTCGAGTCGCACCCGGACGTGTCGATCACGCTGGACCTGTCCGATCGCGTGGTCGACCTGGTCAACGAAGGCTTCGACTGCGCCATCCGCCTGGGCGACCTGCCCGACTCGAGCCTGGTGTCGATCCGGCTCGCCGAAACCCGGCGGGTGGTGGTGGCCGCGCCGGACTACCTGGCGCGCGCGGGGCGCCCGAATACGCCGGAGGACCTGCAGCGCCATAACTGCCTGGCCTTCGGCGCCAGCGCCAACATGCAGCGCGGCTGGGTGTTCCAGGAGGAAGGCCGCACCGTGACCGTGAAGGTGGGCGGCACCATGGAATGCAGCGACGGCGCGGTGCTGCACGAGTGGTGCCTGCGGGGCCACGGACTGGCCTGGCGCTCGTGGTGGGAGGTGGGCAGCGAGATTGCCAGCGGGCGTCTGGTGACGGTGCTGGACGAGTTCCAGGCGCCGCCGATCGGTATCCATGCGGTGTTCCCGCAGCGCAAGCACCTGCCGCTGCGGGTGCGGCTGTTTATCGACCACCTGAAGAACACCTACGGCAATCCGTCCTACTGGCGGCGCGCCGAGCAGGCCGCGGCGCTGCCCGTGGCGGAAGTGCTGGCGGACTGA
- a CDS encoding terminase, translating to MRDHEPLLHGQWRGNARNHQDPRNLLLHIVAVPMFMAGTVLGLYGLLRLNVPAIALGLVCMGMSMALQGRGHRLEAHAPEPFAGPADIAGRILAEQWITFPRYVLSGQWWRALSGRSMAPAPARSGDATGQGG from the coding sequence ATGCGCGACCACGAACCGCTGCTGCACGGGCAGTGGCGCGGCAATGCCCGCAACCACCAGGATCCCCGCAACCTGCTGCTGCATATCGTGGCCGTGCCGATGTTCATGGCCGGCACCGTGCTGGGCCTCTATGGCCTGCTGCGCCTGAACGTGCCGGCGATCGCGCTGGGGCTGGTGTGCATGGGCATGTCGATGGCGCTGCAGGGTCGGGGCCACCGGCTCGAGGCCCATGCGCCGGAGCCGTTTGCCGGGCCGGCCGATATCGCCGGTCGCATCCTGGCCGAGCAATGGATCACGTTTCCGCGCTATGTGCTGTCCGGACAATGGTGGCGCGCGCTGTCGGGCCGCAGCATGGCGCCGGCACCCGCGCGGTCTGGCGACGCGACCGGGCAGGGTGGCTGA
- a CDS encoding CysB family HTH-type transcriptional regulator, protein MNFQQLRSIREAVRRQFNLTEVANALYTSQPGVSRQIRELEEELGVEIFERYGKRLTGLTEPGREIVRIVERLLLEAENLRQAGDEYAGRHTGRLTVATTHTQARYALPRVVQAFRREYPHVTLALQEASPTHIVELLLTGQADIGIATEALATEAGLTSFEAYSWQHVLVVSPDHPLTRLPEPTLEDVAGFQLITYDAGFTGRRKIDSAFAEAGLQPEIVLTALDADVIKTYAELDLGVGIIASMAYDQRKDSGLVRISADHLFAPNTTSVAVRRGAYLRGYAHAFINMFAPHLSRDTVSSALSEQDRQALAA, encoded by the coding sequence ATGAACTTCCAGCAACTCCGTTCGATCCGCGAGGCGGTGCGCCGCCAGTTCAACCTGACCGAGGTCGCCAACGCGCTCTATACCTCGCAACCCGGCGTGTCGCGCCAGATCCGCGAGCTGGAGGAGGAACTGGGGGTGGAGATCTTCGAGCGCTACGGCAAGCGCCTGACCGGGCTGACCGAGCCCGGCCGCGAGATCGTGCGCATCGTCGAGCGCCTGCTGCTCGAAGCCGAGAACCTGCGCCAGGCCGGCGACGAATACGCCGGCCGCCACACCGGCCGGCTCACCGTCGCCACCACCCACACCCAGGCGCGCTACGCCTTGCCGCGGGTGGTGCAGGCGTTCCGCCGCGAATACCCGCATGTGACGCTGGCACTGCAAGAGGCGTCGCCCACGCATATCGTCGAGCTGCTGCTGACCGGGCAGGCCGATATCGGCATCGCCACCGAGGCGCTGGCGACCGAGGCCGGGCTGACCTCGTTCGAGGCCTACAGCTGGCAGCACGTGCTGGTGGTGTCGCCCGACCATCCGCTGACGCGCCTGCCGGAACCGACGCTCGAAGACGTCGCGGGCTTCCAGCTGATCACCTACGACGCCGGCTTCACCGGCCGCCGCAAGATCGACAGCGCCTTTGCCGAGGCCGGGCTGCAGCCCGAGATCGTGCTGACGGCACTCGATGCCGACGTGATCAAGACCTATGCCGAACTCGACCTCGGCGTCGGCATCATCGCGTCGATGGCCTATGACCAACGCAAGGACTCCGGCTTGGTGCGGATCTCGGCAGACCACCTGTTCGCGCCCAACACCACCAGCGTGGCGGTGCGCCGCGGCGCCTACCTGCGCGGCTATGCGCACGCCTTCATCAACATGTTCGCACCGCACCTGTCGCGCGACACCGTGAGCAGCGCGCTGTCCGAGCAGGACCGCCAGGCCCTGGCCGCCTGA
- the aceA gene encoding isocitrate lyase: protein MNRQEQIQALQTDWETNPRWKGIKRHFTAEDVVRLRGSVQVEHTLARRGAEKLWHLLHTEPFVNSLGALTGNQAMQQVKAGLKAIYLSGWQVAGDANLAGEMYPDQSLYPANSVPQVVKRINNTFQRADQIQWSEGSGDTDFFAPIVADAEAGFGGVLNAFELMKSMIEAGAAGVHFEDQLASVKKCGHMGGKVLVPTREAVAKLTAARLAADVSGVPTLVIARTDAEAADLLTSDIDDNDKPFCTGERTVEGFYRVRNGLEQSISRALAYAEVADLVWCETGKPDLEFAKKFAEAVHARFPGKMLAYNCSPSFNWKKNLDDATIARFQRELGAMGYKFQFITLAGFHSLNYSMFNLAYGYARNQMSAFVELQEAEFKAAEKGFTAVKHQREVGTGYFDAVTQAIEGGQSSTTALKGSTEDEQFFEHKKVA from the coding sequence ATGAACCGCCAAGAGCAGATCCAGGCCCTGCAGACAGACTGGGAGACCAATCCGCGCTGGAAGGGTATCAAGCGTCATTTCACCGCCGAAGACGTGGTGCGCCTGCGCGGTTCGGTCCAGGTCGAGCACACCCTGGCGCGCCGTGGCGCCGAAAAACTGTGGCACCTGCTGCATACCGAACCGTTCGTCAACTCGCTCGGCGCGCTGACCGGCAACCAGGCCATGCAGCAGGTCAAGGCCGGCCTGAAGGCGATCTACCTCTCGGGCTGGCAGGTCGCCGGCGACGCCAACCTGGCTGGCGAGATGTACCCCGACCAGTCGCTGTATCCGGCCAACTCGGTGCCCCAGGTGGTCAAGCGCATCAACAACACCTTCCAGCGCGCCGACCAGATCCAGTGGAGCGAAGGCTCGGGCGACACCGACTTCTTCGCACCGATCGTGGCCGACGCGGAAGCCGGCTTCGGCGGCGTGCTGAACGCCTTCGAACTGATGAAGTCCATGATCGAGGCGGGCGCCGCCGGCGTGCACTTCGAGGACCAGCTCGCTTCGGTGAAGAAGTGCGGCCACATGGGCGGCAAGGTGCTGGTGCCGACCCGCGAAGCCGTCGCCAAGCTGACCGCCGCGCGCCTGGCCGCCGACGTCTCGGGCGTGCCGACGCTGGTGATCGCCCGCACCGACGCCGAAGCCGCCGACCTGCTGACCTCGGACATCGACGACAACGACAAGCCCTTCTGCACCGGCGAGCGCACCGTCGAAGGCTTCTACCGCGTCCGCAACGGCCTGGAGCAGTCGATCTCGCGCGCGCTGGCCTACGCCGAGGTCGCCGACCTGGTGTGGTGCGAGACCGGCAAGCCGGACCTGGAATTCGCCAAGAAGTTTGCCGAGGCCGTGCACGCCCGCTTCCCGGGCAAGATGCTGGCCTACAACTGCTCGCCATCGTTCAACTGGAAGAAGAACCTGGACGACGCCACCATCGCCCGGTTCCAGCGCGAGCTGGGCGCGATGGGCTACAAGTTCCAGTTCATCACGCTGGCCGGCTTCCACTCGCTCAACTACTCGATGTTCAACCTGGCCTACGGCTATGCCCGCAACCAGATGAGCGCGTTCGTCGAACTGCAGGAAGCGGAGTTCAAGGCCGCCGAAAAGGGCTTCACCGCGGTCAAGCACCAGCGCGAAGTCGGCACCGGTTACTTCGACGCCGTGACCCAGGCCATCGAAGGCGGCCAGTCGTCGACGACCGCGCTGAAGGGTTCGACCGAAGACGAGCAGTTCTTCGAACACAAGAAAGTGGCCTGA
- a CDS encoding M48 family metalloprotease produces the protein MKATLSLAACAVAAALLAGCSGGMPTNVDGMLSAGTSLAKAATLSDADVKSLSDQACAESDKTNKLAAANSTYSKRLVKIMSGLKNSDVPNVNAKVYMTKDVNAWAMANGCVRVYSGLMDMMTDDEVRGVLGHELGHVALGHTKKAMQVAYTATAARGAAASAGNGAVAALSQSQLGELGEKLINAQFSQSQETAADDYSFDLLTKNRASTKGLVTAFQKLAKLDGGKSGMFSSHPGSEDRAKHIEQRISKAS, from the coding sequence ATGAAAGCAACTCTCTCGCTCGCTGCCTGCGCCGTCGCGGCGGCACTGCTGGCCGGCTGTTCCGGCGGCATGCCCACCAATGTCGACGGCATGCTGAGCGCCGGCACCTCGCTGGCCAAGGCTGCCACGCTGTCGGACGCCGACGTCAAGAGCCTGTCGGACCAGGCTTGCGCGGAATCGGACAAGACCAACAAGCTCGCCGCCGCCAACAGCACCTACAGCAAGCGCCTGGTCAAGATCATGAGCGGGCTGAAGAACAGCGACGTGCCCAATGTCAACGCCAAGGTCTACATGACCAAGGACGTCAACGCCTGGGCCATGGCCAACGGCTGCGTGCGCGTGTACAGCGGCCTGATGGACATGATGACCGACGACGAAGTGCGCGGCGTGCTGGGCCACGAGCTGGGCCACGTGGCGCTGGGCCACACCAAGAAGGCCATGCAGGTGGCCTACACCGCCACCGCGGCGCGCGGCGCGGCGGCGTCGGCCGGCAATGGCGCGGTGGCGGCGCTGTCGCAATCGCAGCTGGGCGAGCTGGGCGAGAAGCTGATCAACGCGCAGTTCTCGCAGTCGCAGGAAACCGCGGCCGATGACTATTCGTTCGACCTGCTGACCAAGAACAGGGCCAGCACCAAGGGCCTGGTCACGGCGTTCCAGAAGTTGGCCAAGCTCGATGGCGGCAAGTCCGGCATGTTCTCGTCGCACCCGGGTTCGGAAGACCGCGCCAAGCACATCGAGCAGCGCATCAGCAAGGCTTCGTAA
- the rraA gene encoding ribonuclease E activity regulator RraA: MKPVTTDLCDAHEDRLADGTLRVMAPVFRAFGKQPAFAGPAATLKVFEDNSLVRSTLESPGRGRVLVIDGGGSLRCALVGGNLGLLAEKNGWAGIVVNGCIRDTAELDVCDIGIRALAAHPQKSQKRNVGESEVAVQMPGAVVRPGNWIYVDVDGILIADEPLER; the protein is encoded by the coding sequence ATGAAGCCCGTCACCACCGACCTGTGCGACGCGCATGAAGACCGCCTGGCCGACGGCACGCTGCGCGTGATGGCGCCAGTGTTCCGCGCCTTCGGCAAACAGCCGGCGTTTGCCGGTCCCGCCGCGACGCTCAAGGTGTTCGAAGACAACTCGCTGGTGCGCAGCACGCTGGAGTCGCCGGGGCGGGGGCGCGTGCTGGTGATCGACGGCGGCGGCTCGCTGCGCTGCGCGCTGGTAGGCGGCAACCTGGGCCTGCTGGCGGAGAAGAACGGCTGGGCCGGCATCGTCGTCAACGGCTGCATCCGCGATACCGCCGAGCTGGACGTGTGCGACATCGGCATCCGCGCGCTGGCCGCGCACCCGCAGAAGAGCCAGAAGCGCAACGTGGGCGAGAGCGAGGTCGCGGTGCAGATGCCGGGCGCGGTGGTGCGTCCGGGCAACTGGATCTACGTCGATGTCGACGGGATCCTGATCGCCGACGAGCCGCTGGAGCGCTGA
- a CDS encoding universal stress protein: MFQHILLPTDGSELSKKAINGGLELAKAIGARVTAYVCLEEYPYTPFSEIVFEAPQAFKDRIENQAKLYLKEIENLATAAGVTFDADMSTFAVPYLGIIDAAERHGCDVIFMASHGRRGLSGLLLGSETQKVLTHTDIPVIVYR, encoded by the coding sequence ATGTTCCAACATATCCTGCTTCCCACCGACGGCTCGGAACTCTCCAAGAAGGCCATCAACGGCGGACTGGAGCTCGCCAAGGCGATCGGCGCGCGCGTCACGGCCTATGTCTGCCTGGAGGAATACCCGTACACGCCGTTCAGCGAGATCGTGTTCGAGGCCCCGCAGGCGTTCAAGGACCGCATCGAGAACCAGGCCAAGCTGTATCTGAAAGAGATTGAAAACCTGGCCACGGCGGCCGGCGTTACCTTCGACGCCGACATGTCGACCTTTGCCGTGCCCTACCTCGGCATCATCGACGCCGCCGAGCGCCACGGCTGCGACGTGATCTTCATGGCCTCGCACGGCCGGCGCGGGCTATCCGGCCTGCTGCTCGGCAGCGAGACGCAGAAGGTGCTGACGCATACCGACATTCCGGTGATCGTCTACCGCTGA
- a CDS encoding MFS transporter: protein MPTAALEPTPNSLRHDAQVIGLVGLAHGVSHFYHLLLAPLFPWIKAEFGLSYAELGLLMTVFFAVSAVVQTASGFVVDRFGARPVLFGGLACLGAAALLLSASGGYAGLLIGAAVAGLGNGVFHPADFTLLNKHVSQPRLGHAFSVHGISGNLGWAAAPLFLVAIANLASWRVALAAASAVALIVLAVLVALRHVLDPREVQAAVGRSAARAAGAGASVLGFLRLPQVWVCWGFFLLTTFSAAGIQSFAPTALTYLYGMPFTLATASYTVYMLCSAGGMVVGGFAASRTSNHDRLIALSFTVSGLMAVLVGLNLVPALLVPVLMGVIGFGAGTAGPSRDLLVRAAAPAGATGRVYGVVYSGLDIGLACGPLFFGALMDARLPAWVFFMIGGFQLLSIFTAVTVGNGNRSRSQAAARAEAA from the coding sequence ATGCCCACCGCCGCCCTCGAACCCACCCCCAATTCCCTTCGCCACGACGCCCAGGTGATCGGGCTGGTGGGACTGGCGCATGGCGTCTCGCACTTCTACCACCTGTTGCTGGCGCCGCTGTTCCCGTGGATCAAGGCCGAGTTCGGGCTGAGCTACGCCGAGCTGGGCCTGCTGATGACGGTGTTCTTCGCGGTCTCGGCGGTGGTGCAGACCGCGTCGGGCTTCGTGGTCGACCGCTTCGGCGCGCGGCCGGTGCTGTTCGGCGGGCTGGCCTGCCTGGGCGCGGCGGCCTTGCTGCTGTCGGCCAGCGGCGGCTATGCCGGGCTGCTGATCGGCGCGGCGGTGGCGGGCCTCGGCAATGGCGTATTCCATCCGGCCGACTTCACGCTGCTGAACAAGCATGTGTCGCAGCCGCGGCTGGGCCACGCGTTCTCGGTGCACGGCATTTCCGGCAACCTGGGCTGGGCCGCGGCGCCGCTGTTCCTGGTGGCGATTGCCAACCTCGCCAGCTGGCGCGTGGCACTGGCGGCGGCGTCGGCAGTGGCCTTGATCGTGCTGGCCGTGCTGGTGGCGCTGCGCCACGTGCTGGACCCGCGCGAAGTGCAGGCCGCGGTGGGCCGGTCTGCCGCCCGCGCCGCGGGGGCTGGCGCCAGCGTGCTCGGTTTCCTGCGCCTGCCGCAGGTGTGGGTGTGCTGGGGCTTCTTCCTGCTGACCACGTTCTCCGCCGCCGGCATCCAGAGCTTTGCGCCCACCGCGCTGACCTACCTGTATGGCATGCCGTTCACGCTCGCCACTGCGTCGTACACCGTCTACATGCTGTGCAGCGCCGGCGGCATGGTGGTCGGCGGCTTTGCAGCCAGCCGCACCAGCAACCATGACCGGCTGATCGCGCTGAGCTTCACCGTGTCGGGCCTGATGGCGGTGCTGGTGGGGCTGAACCTGGTGCCCGCGCTGCTGGTGCCGGTGCTGATGGGCGTGATCGGCTTTGGCGCCGGCACCGCCGGGCCGTCGCGCGACCTGCTGGTGCGCGCGGCAGCGCCGGCCGGCGCCACCGGGCGCGTCTACGGCGTGGTCTACTCTGGCCTGGATATCGGCCTGGCCTGCGGCCCGCTGTTCTTCGGCGCGCTGATGGATGCGAGGCTGCCGGCCTGGGTCTTCTTCATGATCGGCGGCTTCCAGTTGCTGTCGATCTTCACCGCGGTGACCGTGGGCAACGGCAACCGCTCGCGCAGCCAGGCCGCGGCACGGGCGGAGGCCGCCTAG
- a CDS encoding thiamine pyrophosphate-binding protein translates to MPMTPANATQPEDTDRGTPLPGGHILVDALLAHGAELAFGVPGESYLAVLDGFHRRRDRLRFIVCRQEGGAAVMAEAYGKLTGRPGLAFCTRGPGATNASIGVHTAFQDSTPMILFIGQVGTDFMDREAFQEIDYRRMFGQMAKWVAQIDRVERIPEYIARAYQTATSGRPGPVVLALPEDMLAQTATVPQLQAYQRVMAWPGEGELARLAEMLHAAERPFVLAGGSGWTPQACADLQAFAERFALPVGCAFRGQDLFDNRHPNYAGDVGIGINPALAERIRNADLVLAIGPRLGEMTTGGYALIAAPRPAQKLVHVHAGAEELGSVYQADLMIQAAMPAIAARLAGLQPKGAPRWQAWTEAAHADYERYLQPPPFTGQGVDMAEVIRTLDQMLPADAVVTNGAGNYAGWLHRYFHYRPFTGGGRGQLAPTSGAMGYGVPAAVGAKIAFPQRTVVALAGDGCFLMNGQELATSMQYQAPVIIIVVNNGMYGTIRMHQEREYPAHVSGTELRNPDFAALARAYGARGATVTTTGAFAPALREALAAPVSTLIEIQVDPDVITPRTTLSAIRAQALASRKP, encoded by the coding sequence ATGCCAATGACCCCGGCCAACGCCACCCAGCCTGAAGACACCGATCGCGGCACGCCGTTGCCGGGCGGCCACATCCTGGTCGACGCGCTGCTGGCGCACGGGGCCGAGCTGGCCTTCGGCGTGCCGGGCGAAAGCTACCTGGCGGTGCTCGATGGTTTCCACCGCCGCCGCGACCGGCTGCGCTTCATCGTTTGCCGCCAGGAGGGCGGCGCCGCGGTGATGGCCGAAGCCTACGGCAAGCTGACCGGGCGCCCCGGGCTGGCCTTCTGCACGCGCGGTCCCGGCGCCACCAATGCCAGCATCGGCGTGCATACCGCGTTCCAGGACTCGACCCCGATGATCCTGTTCATCGGCCAGGTCGGCACCGATTTCATGGACCGCGAGGCCTTCCAGGAGATCGACTACCGCCGCATGTTCGGCCAGATGGCCAAGTGGGTGGCGCAGATCGACCGGGTCGAACGCATCCCCGAATACATCGCGCGCGCCTACCAGACCGCCACCTCGGGCCGTCCCGGCCCGGTGGTGCTGGCGCTGCCCGAAGACATGCTGGCTCAAACCGCCACGGTGCCGCAGTTGCAGGCCTATCAGCGCGTCATGGCCTGGCCCGGCGAGGGTGAGCTGGCGCGCCTGGCCGAGATGCTCCATGCTGCCGAGCGCCCGTTCGTGCTGGCCGGCGGCAGCGGCTGGACGCCGCAGGCCTGCGCCGACCTGCAGGCCTTTGCCGAGCGCTTCGCGCTGCCGGTGGGCTGCGCCTTCCGCGGCCAGGACCTGTTCGACAACCGCCATCCCAACTACGCCGGCGATGTCGGCATCGGCATCAACCCCGCGCTGGCCGAGCGCATCCGCAATGCCGACCTGGTGCTCGCGATCGGCCCGCGGCTGGGCGAGATGACCACCGGCGGCTACGCGCTGATCGCGGCGCCGCGGCCGGCGCAGAAGCTGGTCCATGTGCATGCCGGAGCCGAGGAGCTGGGCAGCGTGTACCAGGCCGACCTGATGATCCAGGCCGCGATGCCGGCGATCGCGGCGCGCCTGGCCGGCCTGCAGCCCAAGGGGGCGCCACGCTGGCAAGCCTGGACCGAAGCCGCGCATGCCGATTACGAACGCTACCTGCAGCCGCCGCCGTTCACCGGGCAGGGCGTCGACATGGCCGAAGTCATTCGCACGCTGGACCAGATGCTGCCGGCCGACGCGGTGGTGACCAATGGCGCCGGCAACTATGCCGGCTGGCTGCACCGCTATTTCCACTATCGGCCGTTCACCGGCGGCGGCCGCGGCCAGCTGGCGCCGACCAGCGGCGCGATGGGCTACGGCGTGCCGGCCGCCGTCGGCGCCAAGATCGCCTTCCCGCAGCGCACCGTGGTGGCGCTGGCGGGCGACGGCTGCTTCCTGATGAATGGCCAGGAACTTGCTACGTCGATGCAATACCAGGCGCCGGTGATCATCATCGTCGTCAACAACGGCATGTACGGCACCATCCGCATGCACCAGGAACGCGAATACCCCGCGCACGTGTCCGGCACCGAACTGCGCAATCCCGACTTTGCCGCACTGGCGCGCGCCTACGGGGCACGCGGCGCCACCGTCACCACGACCGGGGCCTTTGCGCCGGCATTGCGCGAGGCGCTGGCGGCGCCGGTGTCGACCTTGATCGAAATCCAGGTGGACCCGGACGTGATCACGCCGCGCACCACGCTGAGCGCGATCCGCGCGCAGGCACTGGCGAGCCGGAAGCCGTGA
- a CDS encoding gamma-glutamylcyclotransferase family protein, giving the protein MPRVFVYGTLRAGEVNDLNAAARRHGIAAPTLLGAGTVAGRLYDFGTYPGLVLDAGGGPVVGDIYEIAEALLPVLDEIEEVYPGQATLFVRAEQAVQCNGQPVACLLYPVADAATAALPRIDGGDWVAYRRARDTAAA; this is encoded by the coding sequence ATGCCGCGCGTCTTCGTCTACGGCACGCTGCGCGCCGGCGAGGTCAACGACCTGAACGCCGCGGCCCGGCGCCACGGCATTGCCGCGCCCACGCTGCTGGGCGCTGGCACGGTGGCCGGCAGGCTTTATGACTTCGGCACGTATCCCGGCCTGGTGCTGGACGCCGGCGGCGGGCCGGTGGTCGGCGATATCTACGAGATTGCCGAAGCCCTGCTGCCGGTGCTGGACGAGATCGAGGAGGTCTATCCGGGCCAGGCCACGCTGTTCGTGCGCGCGGAACAGGCGGTGCAGTGCAATGGCCAGCCCGTCGCCTGCCTGCTGTATCCGGTGGCCGACGCCGCGACCGCCGCGCTGCCGCGTATAGACGGCGGCGACTGGGTCGCCTATCGCCGCGCCCGCGATACGGCCGCGGCCTGA
- a CDS encoding LytR/AlgR family response regulator transcription factor, whose amino-acid sequence MTPTLLIADDEALLARVLESELAALWPEARVVSVVHDGVAALAAAREHQPRVAFLDIRMPGMSGMDVARELIEFDVPPLVVFVTAYDQFALEAFERAAVDYVLKPVQRERLEATVQRLKDRLAAPAEAEDGDEEAAVAETDRLGQLLARLESLEHAAPGAAGAPQRQYLRFIKALVGQEVRIIPVDEVIYLEATDKYVNVVSGAGEALIRTSLRELTQQLDPERFWQVHRGTVVNISCVASAVNQSLGRLSLRLRDRPELLPVARQYAHLFKQM is encoded by the coding sequence ATGACCCCGACCCTGCTGATTGCCGACGACGAAGCGCTGCTCGCCCGCGTGCTCGAATCCGAACTGGCGGCCCTGTGGCCCGAGGCCCGGGTCGTGTCCGTGGTCCACGACGGCGTGGCCGCGCTGGCGGCGGCACGCGAGCACCAGCCGCGCGTGGCCTTCCTCGATATCCGCATGCCGGGCATGAGCGGCATGGACGTGGCGCGCGAACTGATCGAATTCGATGTCCCGCCGCTGGTGGTGTTCGTCACCGCCTACGACCAGTTTGCGCTGGAGGCCTTCGAGCGCGCCGCGGTCGACTACGTGCTCAAGCCGGTGCAGCGCGAGCGGCTGGAAGCGACCGTGCAGCGCCTGAAGGACCGGCTGGCCGCGCCCGCGGAAGCGGAAGACGGCGACGAGGAAGCCGCGGTGGCCGAGACCGACCGGCTCGGCCAGCTGCTGGCGCGCCTGGAATCGCTCGAGCATGCCGCGCCGGGCGCGGCCGGCGCGCCGCAGCGCCAGTACCTGCGCTTTATCAAGGCACTGGTGGGGCAGGAGGTGCGCATCATCCCGGTCGATGAAGTGATCTACCTGGAAGCCACCGACAAGTACGTCAACGTGGTTTCCGGCGCCGGCGAGGCGCTGATCCGCACCAGCCTGCGCGAGCTGACCCAGCAACTCGATCCCGAGCGCTTCTGGCAGGTGCACCGCGGCACCGTGGTCAACATCAGCTGCGTCGCCAGCGCGGTCAACCAGTCGCTGGGCCGGCTGTCGCTGCGGCTGCGCGACCGGCCGGAGCTGCTGCCGGTGGCGCGCCAGTACGCACACCTGTTCAAGCAGATGTGA